Proteins found in one Streptomyces sp. CB09001 genomic segment:
- the ruvX gene encoding Holliday junction resolvase RuvX, which yields MRRGRRLAIDVGDARIGVASCDPDGILATPVETVPGRDVPAAHRRLRQLIAEYEPIEVVVGLPRSLKGGEGPAAAKVRRFTQELAKGIAPVPVRLVDERMTTVTASQGLRASGVKSKKGRSVIDQAAAVIILQQALESERVSGRPPGEGVEVVI from the coding sequence ATGCGCCGCGGCCGCCGCCTGGCGATCGACGTCGGCGACGCCCGCATCGGGGTCGCGTCCTGCGACCCCGACGGCATCCTCGCCACCCCGGTGGAGACCGTTCCCGGCCGCGACGTGCCGGCGGCGCACCGGCGCCTGAGGCAGCTGATCGCGGAGTACGAGCCGATCGAGGTCGTCGTCGGCCTCCCCCGCTCCCTCAAGGGGGGCGAGGGCCCGGCCGCGGCCAAGGTCAGGCGCTTCACCCAGGAGCTGGCCAAGGGCATCGCGCCCGTCCCGGTCCGGCTGGTGGACGAACGCATGACGACGGTCACCGCCAGCCAGGGGCTGCGCGCCTCCGGAGTGAAGTCCAAGAAGGGCCGGTCCGTCATCGACCAGGCCGCCGCCGTGATCATCCTCCAGCAGGCCCTGGAATCCGAACGGGTGTCAGGCAGGCCACCCGGCGAGGGCGTCGAAGTGGTCATCTGA
- a CDS encoding Pro-rich N-terminal domain-containing protein — protein sequence MQHPVGSPLPPPHQPGHGPVLGWSPAAHHPGPPQGPAPVPPPAPGYPVAPRQAPAPHPGPGPAPHQPAPAPPAPDTTGHVPLPPGGPVAVPRVPPATAAAPDPTTTTLAVLLIGPAGAGKTSVAKYWADHRRVPTAHISLDDVREWVRSGFADPQTGWNEHSEAQYRLARRTCGFSARNFLANGISCILDDAVFPDRPVVGLGGWKRHVGPGLLPVVLLPGLDIVLERNAERSGNRRLTDEEVARIHGRMAGWYGSGLPIIDNSQLDIPETAHLLDEVLSRSIASPPNW from the coding sequence ATGCAGCACCCCGTGGGTTCTCCGCTGCCGCCGCCCCATCAGCCGGGGCACGGACCGGTCCTCGGCTGGTCCCCGGCCGCACACCACCCCGGCCCGCCCCAGGGCCCTGCCCCCGTGCCCCCTCCGGCGCCTGGGTACCCCGTGGCACCGCGGCAGGCCCCCGCCCCGCACCCGGGTCCCGGCCCGGCCCCGCACCAGCCGGCTCCCGCCCCGCCCGCGCCAGACACCACCGGCCACGTGCCGCTGCCGCCCGGCGGTCCGGTGGCCGTGCCCAGGGTGCCCCCCGCCACGGCCGCCGCCCCCGACCCCACCACGACCACTCTCGCGGTGCTGCTCATCGGCCCGGCGGGCGCGGGCAAGACCAGCGTGGCCAAGTACTGGGCGGACCACCGCCGGGTTCCCACCGCGCACATCAGCCTCGACGACGTGCGCGAATGGGTCCGCTCCGGCTTCGCCGACCCCCAGACCGGGTGGAACGAGCACTCGGAGGCGCAGTACCGCCTCGCCCGCCGCACCTGCGGCTTCTCCGCGCGCAACTTCCTCGCCAACGGCATCTCCTGCATCCTCGACGACGCGGTCTTCCCGGACCGCCCGGTCGTCGGCCTCGGCGGGTGGAAACGGCACGTCGGCCCCGGTCTGCTCCCGGTCGTCCTCCTGCCGGGCCTGGACATCGTCCTGGAGCGCAATGCCGAACGCAGCGGCAACCGGCGCCTCACCGACGAGGAGGTCGCCCGTATCCACGGCCGCATGGCCGGCTGGTACGGCTCCGGCCTCCCCATCATCGACAACTCCCAGCTCGACATCCCGGAAACCGCCCACCTCCTCGACGAGGTCCTCTCCCGCTCGATAGCCAGCCCTCCGAACTGGTAG
- a CDS encoding shikimate dehydrogenase has product MPAPATDRRRAAVLGSPIAHSLSPVLHRAAYAELGLADWTYDRFDVDETALPGFFEGLGPEWAGLSLTMPLKRAVIPLLDSVSETAASVDAVNTVVLTADGRRTGDNTDIPGIVAALREHGVEKVESAAILGAGATASSALAALARICTGEIAVYVRSAARAAEMRGWAQRLGVDVRLADWADAAEALRAPLVVATTPAGATDALAAAVPERPTTLFDVLYDPWPTALAARWSAHGGAVVSGLDLLLHQAVLQVEQMTGRTPAPLAAMRKAGEHALADR; this is encoded by the coding sequence ATGCCAGCTCCGGCAACTGACCGGCGCCGGGCCGCCGTACTCGGCTCGCCGATCGCCCACTCCCTCTCCCCGGTGCTGCACCGCGCCGCCTACGCGGAGCTGGGCCTCGCGGACTGGACGTACGACCGCTTCGACGTGGACGAGACGGCCCTGCCGGGCTTCTTCGAGGGGCTCGGACCAGAGTGGGCGGGACTGTCGCTGACCATGCCGCTCAAGCGGGCGGTGATCCCGCTGCTCGACTCGGTCAGCGAGACGGCGGCCTCCGTGGACGCGGTGAACACCGTCGTCCTCACCGCGGACGGCCGCCGGACCGGCGACAACACCGACATCCCCGGCATCGTCGCCGCCCTGCGCGAGCACGGCGTCGAGAAGGTCGAGTCCGCCGCGATCCTCGGCGCGGGCGCCACCGCGTCCTCCGCGCTCGCCGCGCTGGCCCGGATCTGCACCGGCGAGATCGCCGTCTACGTGCGCAGCGCGGCGCGCGCCGCCGAGATGCGGGGCTGGGCTCAGCGGCTCGGCGTCGACGTACGCCTCGCCGACTGGGCGGACGCCGCGGAGGCGCTGCGCGCGCCGCTGGTCGTGGCCACCACCCCGGCCGGTGCCACCGACGCGCTCGCGGCCGCCGTCCCCGAGAGGCCCACCACGCTCTTCGACGTGCTCTACGACCCCTGGCCCACCGCGCTCGCCGCCCGCTGGTCGGCGCACGGCGGTGCCGTCGTCAGCGGCCTGGACCTGCTGCTCCACCAGGCCGTGCTCCAGGTGGAGCAGATGACGGGGCGGACGCCCGCACCGCTGGCCGCGATGCGAAAAGCGGGGGAGCACGCGCTCGCGGATCGCTAG
- the efp gene encoding elongation factor P, translating into MASTNDLKNGLVLKLEGGQLWSVVEFQHVKPGKGPAFVRTKLKNVLSGKVVDKTFNAGVKVETATVDKRDMQFSYMDGDYFVFMDMETYDQLMIDRKVVGDAANFLVEGFEATVAQHEGEVLFVELPAAVELTIQETEPGVQGDRSTGGTKPATLETGHQINVPLFITTGEKIKVDTRTSDYLGRVNS; encoded by the coding sequence GTGGCTTCCACGAACGACCTCAAGAACGGCCTGGTGCTCAAGCTCGAAGGCGGCCAGCTCTGGTCCGTCGTCGAGTTCCAGCACGTCAAGCCCGGCAAGGGCCCGGCCTTCGTGCGCACCAAGCTCAAGAACGTGCTTTCCGGCAAGGTGGTCGACAAGACCTTCAACGCCGGCGTCAAGGTCGAGACGGCCACTGTCGACAAGCGTGACATGCAGTTCTCGTACATGGACGGCGACTACTTCGTCTTCATGGACATGGAGACGTACGACCAGCTGATGATCGACCGCAAGGTCGTCGGCGACGCCGCCAACTTCCTCGTCGAGGGCTTCGAGGCCACCGTCGCGCAGCACGAGGGCGAGGTGCTCTTCGTCGAGCTGCCTGCCGCCGTCGAGCTGACCATCCAGGAGACCGAGCCGGGCGTCCAGGGCGACCGCTCCACCGGCGGCACCAAGCCGGCCACCCTGGAGACCGGTCACCAGATCAACGTCCCGCTCTTCATCACCACCGGTGAGAAGATCAAGGTCGACACCCGTACGAGCGACTACCTCGGCCGGGTGAACAGCTAA
- the mltG gene encoding endolytic transglycosylase MltG, with protein MTEYGRGPGSEPWHPEDPLYGDGGWGGQQAQAGQQSPYGGQPQQYPEQQAQQGYGDWSNGGQSSYGGGQPQYDQYAHQQPEQQYDPYGQQQYDQHQYGQQQYDQQYAPQAQPQQGYGNDGWSGGAHPQAHYPADPSDPYGQQAGGYGAEQPDFYGTPEAYPPPEPPTRRRAEPEPQRTDWDPGPDEGEHAFFAGGDADEDDDAPGDGRDSREDRRTRGGGKPKKRRSGCACLVVCLVLGGGVAGIGYFGYQFYQDRFGAAPDFAGGGNGEQVTVTIPKGAGGSTIGQELKRQGVVKSVDAFIAAQQSNPRGKSIQDGVYTLQKEMSAESAVELLLSPKSRSNLIIAEGKRNADVYKLIDKRLEVKDGTTAKVAKSEYKSLGLPDWALNHKDVKDPLEGFLYPSSYSAAKGQKPEDVLKQMVARAGEQYEKIGLEQKAEGLGLEGPWELLTVASLLQAEGKTHDDFRKMSEVIYNRLKESNTETNQKLQFDSTFNYLMRQSKIHISESEINTNPDPYNTYYHRGLPPGPIGNPGEEALQAALNPTEDGWIYFVATDGVKKTEFAKTHDEFLRLKDKFDASSGN; from the coding sequence ATGACTGAGTATGGCCGGGGCCCAGGCTCCGAACCGTGGCATCCGGAGGACCCGTTGTACGGGGACGGCGGATGGGGCGGACAGCAGGCCCAGGCGGGTCAGCAGTCCCCCTACGGCGGCCAGCCGCAGCAGTATCCGGAGCAGCAGGCGCAGCAGGGTTACGGCGACTGGAGCAATGGCGGCCAGTCGTCGTACGGCGGCGGACAGCCCCAGTACGACCAGTACGCCCACCAGCAGCCCGAACAGCAGTACGACCCGTACGGACAGCAGCAGTACGACCAGCACCAGTACGGTCAGCAGCAGTACGACCAGCAGTACGCGCCCCAGGCCCAGCCGCAGCAGGGCTACGGCAACGACGGCTGGAGCGGCGGCGCACACCCCCAGGCGCACTACCCGGCCGACCCGTCCGACCCCTACGGACAGCAGGCCGGCGGCTACGGCGCCGAGCAGCCCGACTTCTACGGCACCCCCGAGGCGTACCCGCCGCCGGAGCCGCCCACCCGAAGGCGCGCCGAGCCCGAGCCGCAGCGCACCGACTGGGACCCCGGACCGGACGAGGGGGAGCACGCCTTCTTCGCCGGCGGGGACGCGGACGAGGACGACGACGCGCCGGGCGACGGCCGCGACAGCCGGGAGGACCGCAGAACCAGGGGCGGCGGCAAGCCCAAGAAGCGCCGCAGCGGATGTGCCTGCCTGGTGGTCTGCCTGGTGCTCGGCGGCGGCGTGGCGGGCATCGGATATTTCGGTTACCAGTTTTACCAGGATCGTTTCGGCGCGGCCCCGGACTTCGCGGGCGGCGGCAACGGCGAGCAGGTGACCGTCACCATCCCCAAGGGCGCGGGCGGTTCCACGATCGGCCAGGAACTCAAGCGGCAGGGCGTGGTGAAGAGCGTCGACGCCTTCATCGCCGCCCAGCAGAGCAACCCCCGCGGCAAGAGCATCCAGGACGGCGTGTACACGCTGCAGAAGGAGATGTCGGCCGAGAGCGCCGTCGAACTCCTGCTCAGCCCGAAGAGCCGCAGCAACCTGATCATCGCCGAGGGCAAGCGCAACGCCGACGTCTACAAGCTCATCGACAAACGCCTCGAAGTGAAGGACGGCACCACCGCCAAGGTCGCCAAGTCCGAGTACAAGAGTCTCGGCCTGCCGGACTGGGCGCTGAACCACAAGGACGTCAAGGATCCCCTGGAGGGCTTCCTCTACCCGTCCAGCTACTCGGCGGCCAAGGGACAGAAGCCCGAGGACGTGCTCAAGCAGATGGTGGCACGGGCCGGCGAGCAGTACGAGAAGATCGGCCTGGAACAGAAGGCGGAGGGCCTCGGTCTGGAGGGCCCGTGGGAGCTGCTCACCGTGGCGAGCCTCCTGCAGGCCGAGGGCAAGACGCATGACGACTTCCGCAAGATGTCCGAGGTCATCTACAACCGGCTCAAGGAGTCCAACACCGAGACGAACCAGAAGCTCCAGTTCGACTCGACCTTCAACTACCTCATGCGCCAGAGCAAGATCCACATCAGCGAGTCCGAGATCAACACCAACCCGGACCCGTACAACACCTACTACCACCGGGGCCTGCCGCCCGGACCCATCGGCAACCCCGGCGAAGAGGCCCTGCAAGCGGCGCTCAACCCCACCGAGGACGGCTGGATCTACTTCGTGGCCACCGACGGCGTGAAGAAGACCGAGTTCGCCAAGACCCACGACGAGTTCCTGAGGCTGAAGGACAAGTTCGATGCCAGCTCCGGCAACTGA
- the aroC gene encoding chorismate synthase, with product MSRLRWLTAGESHGPALVATLEGLPAGVPITTEMVADHLARRRLGYGRGARMKFERDEVTFLGGVRHGLTMGSPVAVMVGNTEWPKWEQVMAADPVDPEVLAGLARNAPLTRPRPGHADLAGMQKYGFDEARPILERASARETAARVALGAVARSYLKETAGVEIVSHVVELASAKAPRGVYPTPADVERLDADPVRCLDADASKAMVAEIDQAHKDGDTLGGVVEVLAYGVPVGLGSHVHWDRKLDARLAGALMGIQAIKGVEVGDGFELARVPGSQAHDEIVGTPDGIRRVSGRSGGTEGGLTTGELLRVRAAMKPIATVPRALKTVDVATGEAAQAHHQRSDVSAVPAAGIVAEAMVALVLADAVAEKFGGDSVAETRRNVRSYLDHLAIR from the coding sequence TTGAGCAGGTTGCGCTGGCTGACCGCGGGGGAGTCCCACGGTCCCGCACTCGTCGCGACGCTGGAGGGGCTGCCCGCCGGTGTGCCGATCACCACGGAGATGGTGGCGGACCACCTGGCCAGGCGGCGGCTCGGTTACGGCCGCGGTGCGCGGATGAAGTTCGAGCGCGACGAGGTGACCTTCCTCGGCGGCGTCCGGCACGGGCTGACCATGGGTTCCCCGGTCGCCGTGATGGTCGGCAACACCGAGTGGCCCAAGTGGGAGCAGGTCATGGCGGCCGACCCGGTGGACCCGGAGGTGCTGGCCGGCCTCGCGCGCAACGCCCCGCTGACCAGGCCGCGCCCCGGCCACGCGGACCTCGCCGGGATGCAGAAATACGGTTTCGACGAGGCCCGGCCGATCCTCGAGCGCGCCTCGGCCCGCGAGACGGCGGCCCGCGTCGCCCTGGGCGCCGTGGCCCGGTCGTACCTGAAGGAGACCGCCGGCGTCGAGATCGTCAGCCATGTCGTCGAGCTGGCCTCGGCGAAGGCGCCGCGCGGCGTGTACCCGACGCCGGCCGACGTCGAGAGGCTGGACGCCGACCCCGTGCGCTGTCTGGACGCGGACGCGTCGAAGGCGATGGTCGCCGAGATCGACCAGGCCCACAAGGACGGCGACACCCTCGGCGGCGTCGTGGAGGTCCTCGCCTACGGTGTGCCGGTGGGCCTCGGCTCGCACGTCCACTGGGACCGCAAGCTCGACGCGCGGCTCGCGGGCGCCCTGATGGGCATCCAGGCGATCAAGGGCGTCGAGGTCGGTGACGGGTTCGAGCTGGCCCGGGTGCCCGGTTCCCAGGCGCACGACGAGATCGTGGGCACGCCCGACGGCATCCGCCGGGTCTCGGGCCGTTCCGGCGGTACCGAGGGCGGGCTCACCACCGGCGAGCTGCTGCGGGTGCGTGCGGCGATGAAGCCGATCGCGACGGTGCCGCGCGCCCTGAAGACCGTGGACGTGGCCACCGGCGAGGCCGCGCAGGCGCACCACCAGCGCTCCGACGTGTCCGCGGTGCCGGCCGCCGGGATCGTCGCGGAGGCGATGGTGGCGCTGGTCCTGGCGGACGCGGTGGCGGAGAAGTTCGGCGGCGACAGCGTGGCCGAGACCCGCCGTAACGTGCGCTCCTACCTCGACCACCTGGCCATCCGATGA
- the aroB gene encoding 3-dehydroquinate synthase, which yields MSGGPLVVLVGPMGVGKSTVGQLLAERLGVLFRDTDEDIVTVQGRSIAEIFVDEGEPVFRELEKEAVRTALGEHDGVLGLGGGAVLDADTRALLAGHRVVYLSMDVEEAVRRTGLNVARPLLTVNPRKQWRELMEARRHLYEEVATAVVATDGRTPEEVTQAALEAAELKTESPGGQPPDPGPEDAVVNDVTRIEIGGTAGSEPYEVLVGRQLLGELGALIGAKAKRVAVIHPEALAETGDALRADLAGQGYEAIAIQVPNAEEAKTAEVAAYCWKALGQSGFTRTDVVVGVGGGASTDLAGFVAATWLRGVRWIAVPTTVLAMVDAAVGGKTGINTAEGKNLVGSFHPPAGVLCDLAALDSLPVNDYVSGLAEVIKAGFIADPSILDLIESDPQAARTPAGPHTAELIVRSIRVKAEVVSSDLKEAGLREILNYGHTLGHAIEKNERYKWRHGAAVSVGMHFAAELGRLAGRLDDATADRHRSILEAVGLPLHYRYDQWPKLVENMKVDKKSRGDLLRFIVLDGLARPTVLEGPDPAVLLAAYGEVGE from the coding sequence ATGAGCGGGGGCCCGCTGGTCGTCCTCGTCGGCCCGATGGGCGTCGGCAAGTCCACCGTCGGACAGCTGCTGGCCGAGCGGCTCGGCGTCCTCTTCCGGGACACCGACGAGGACATCGTCACCGTGCAGGGACGGAGCATCGCCGAGATCTTCGTGGACGAGGGCGAACCGGTCTTCCGCGAGCTGGAGAAGGAGGCCGTGCGGACCGCGCTCGGCGAGCACGACGGCGTCCTCGGCCTCGGCGGCGGCGCGGTCCTCGACGCGGACACGCGCGCGCTGCTCGCCGGGCACCGGGTGGTCTACCTCTCGATGGACGTCGAGGAGGCGGTGCGGCGCACCGGCCTGAACGTGGCGCGCCCGCTGCTGACGGTCAACCCGCGCAAGCAGTGGCGCGAGCTGATGGAGGCCCGCCGGCACCTCTACGAGGAGGTCGCCACGGCCGTGGTGGCCACCGACGGCCGCACGCCGGAAGAAGTCACCCAAGCCGCCCTGGAAGCAGCGGAGTTGAAGACTGAATCTCCTGGGGGACAACCCCCGGACCCCGGGCCGGAGGACGCTGTGGTGAACGACGTGACAAGGATCGAGATCGGCGGCACCGCGGGGTCCGAGCCCTACGAGGTCCTGGTGGGCCGTCAGCTCCTGGGCGAGCTGGGCGCTCTGATCGGGGCGAAGGCGAAGCGGGTCGCGGTGATCCACCCCGAGGCGCTCGCCGAGACCGGTGACGCGCTGCGCGCCGACCTCGCCGGGCAGGGCTACGAGGCGATCGCGATCCAGGTGCCCAACGCCGAGGAGGCCAAGACCGCCGAGGTCGCCGCGTACTGCTGGAAGGCGCTGGGCCAGTCCGGCTTCACGCGTACCGACGTCGTCGTCGGGGTCGGCGGCGGTGCCAGCACCGACCTGGCCGGGTTCGTGGCCGCGACCTGGCTGCGCGGAGTGCGCTGGATCGCCGTCCCCACCACCGTACTGGCCATGGTGGACGCGGCCGTCGGCGGCAAGACCGGCATCAACACGGCCGAGGGCAAGAACCTGGTGGGCTCCTTCCACCCGCCGGCGGGTGTCCTGTGCGACCTGGCCGCCCTGGACTCGCTGCCGGTCAACGACTACGTCTCCGGACTGGCCGAGGTGATCAAGGCCGGTTTCATCGCCGACCCGTCGATCCTGGACCTGATCGAGTCCGACCCGCAGGCCGCGCGGACGCCGGCCGGTCCGCACACCGCCGAGCTGATCGTGCGCTCCATCAGGGTCAAGGCCGAGGTCGTCTCGTCCGACCTGAAGGAGGCGGGCCTGAGGGAGATCCTGAACTACGGCCACACCCTCGGCCACGCCATCGAGAAGAACGAGCGCTACAAGTGGCGCCACGGCGCCGCCGTATCGGTCGGCATGCACTTCGCCGCCGAACTGGGCCGCCTGGCCGGGCGGCTGGACGACGCCACCGCCGACCGCCACCGCAGCATCCTCGAAGCGGTCGGCCTGCCGCTGCACTACCGCTACGACCAGTGGCCCAAGCTGGTCGAGAACATGAAGGTCGACAAGAAGTCCCGCGGTGACCTGCTGCGGTTCATCGTCCTGGACGGTCTCGCCAGGCCCACCGTGCTGGAGGGCCCCGACCCCGCCGTCCTCCTCGCCGCCTACGGCGAGGTGGGCGAGTAG
- a CDS encoding aminopeptidase P family protein has translation MSEVYAARRTRLRERCNAGGSAAALVSRPANVRYLAGPAPHGAVLLLGRTEDLLVCSGPPDDRPTQGRPDESLPVRALPGPGGDPAVAATDLAADQGADSLATEDHHLTVVRHRAMRSVAPALRLTDLGQAVEQLRVVKDEEEISCLRIGAEIADQALGELLESILVGRTERHLALELERRLVDHGADGPAFPTSVGTGPNSGRRGHRPTDRRVEEGDFLSVCLGATYRGYRCEIGRTFVIGTSPADWQIELYDLVFSAQRAGREALAPGAACRDVDRAARQPLDSAGYAEHLPALTGHGVGLEIDEDPQLAPAAMGKLDACVPVTVEPGVHLPGRGGVRIDDTLVVRPEADGGPELLTITTKELLAL, from the coding sequence ATGTCAGAGGTCTACGCGGCCCGCCGGACGCGCCTACGGGAACGCTGCAACGCGGGCGGCAGCGCGGCGGCGCTCGTCTCCCGGCCCGCCAACGTGCGCTATCTCGCGGGCCCCGCCCCGCACGGCGCCGTGCTGCTCCTCGGCAGGACCGAGGACCTGCTGGTCTGCTCGGGCCCGCCGGACGACCGGCCGACGCAGGGCCGCCCCGACGAGTCGCTGCCGGTGCGCGCACTGCCCGGCCCCGGCGGCGATCCTGCCGTCGCGGCCACCGACCTCGCCGCGGACCAGGGCGCCGACTCCCTCGCCACGGAGGACCACCACCTCACCGTGGTCCGGCACCGCGCCATGCGCTCCGTCGCGCCGGCGCTGCGCCTGACCGACCTCGGACAGGCCGTCGAGCAGCTGAGGGTGGTCAAGGACGAGGAGGAGATCTCCTGCCTGCGCATCGGCGCCGAGATCGCCGACCAGGCGCTCGGCGAGCTCCTGGAGTCCATCCTGGTCGGCCGCACCGAGCGGCACCTCGCCCTGGAGCTGGAACGCCGCCTCGTCGACCACGGCGCCGACGGCCCCGCCTTCCCCACCTCCGTCGGCACCGGACCCAACTCGGGGCGCCGCGGTCACCGGCCCACCGACCGGCGGGTCGAGGAGGGGGACTTCCTCTCCGTGTGCCTGGGCGCGACGTACCGCGGCTACCGTTGCGAGATCGGCCGCACGTTCGTCATCGGCACCTCGCCGGCCGACTGGCAGATCGAGTTGTACGACCTCGTCTTCTCGGCCCAGCGCGCCGGACGGGAGGCCCTCGCACCCGGCGCGGCCTGCCGCGACGTGGACCGTGCCGCCCGCCAGCCACTGGACTCCGCGGGGTACGCGGAGCACCTTCCGGCACTCACCGGGCACGGTGTCGGACTCGAAATCGACGAGGACCCTCAGTTGGCCCCCGCGGCCATGGGTAAACTGGACGCTTGTGTGCCGGTCACCGTCGAACCGGGGGTTCACCTCCCGGGCCGGGGCGGGGTCCGGATCGATGACACGCTCGTCGTGCGCCCCGAGGCGGACGGCGGACCCGAGCTACTCACCATCACGACCAAGGAGCTGCTCGCGCTCTAG